GCAATAGCTGATGCTAATGTCTTTTTTATCAATCTAGCTGCTTTTTTATCTGTATATTCTAGAATATCCAATGCTTCTAGTGCTGATTTTCCTCTCACTAAGTCAGCTACTAATCTAGCTTTTCTAGGAGACATTCTTACGAATCTAGTAATTGCTCTAGCTTCCACTAGTCCAACCTCCTCTTTTCTTACTTAAATCTTAAAATTTATCGAAAATTTACTTACTATTTCTTATCTGTTCCGTGTCCATGGTAAGTTCTTGTTGGAGCAAATTCACCTAATTTGTGTCCAACCATTTGCTCAGTTACATGAACAGGTATGTGTTTTTTCCCATTATATACACCAAAAGTTAATCCAATGAAGTTAGGGAATATAGTTGATCTTCTTGACCAAGTCTTAATTACAGCTTTTAAGTTTTCAGCAGCAACAGCTTCTTCAACTTTCTTCATTAAGTGGTGGTCACAGAAAGGTCCTTTTTTTAATGATCTAGCCATTCCTTATTAGCCTCCTCTCGAATTTGAATTTAGAATTATTTATCGTTTCTTCTTCTTACGATAAATTTATCTGTAGTTTTCTTACCTCTAGTCTTAACACCCATAGCAGGTTTTCCCCAAGGTGTTAAAGGAGCTTTTCTTCCTACAGGAGTTTTTCCTTCTCCTCCTCCATGAGGGTGATCACAAGGGTTCATTACAGATCCTCTTACATGAGGTCTTTTACCCATATGTCTGTTTCTACCAGCTTTACCAATGTGTACTAAGCTGTGTTCTGCGTTTCCTACTTCACCGATAGTTGCCATACATTCACCGTGAATTAATCTTAATTCACCTGATGGTAACTCAACGTGACAGTAAGTACCTTCTTTTGCAACTAGTCTTGCTGCAGTTCCTGCAGATCTTACTAGTTGTCCACCCTTTCCTCTTTGTAGTTCAATATTATGAATTTGAACCCCTACTGGCATATCTTTTATTTTTAATGCGTTTCCTGGTTTAATCTCAGCTTGAGATCCTGCCACAACCATGTCGCCTTTTTTTAGTCCTTTTGGAGCTAGTATATATCTTTTTTCTCCGTCAACGTAGAATAAAAGAGCTATATTAGCTGTTCTGTTTGGATCGTACTCGATAGATTGAACTCTTGCAGGTACATCCATTTTATTTCTTTTGAAATCGATAATTCTGTAAAGTCTTTTGTGTCCTTTTTGTCTATCTCTACAAGTTCTGTGACCATAGTTGTCTCTTCCATATGCAGAGCTTAAAGGTGCAGTTAAAGACTTTTCAGGTCTTACATTATCAAGTTCGTTAACTAATCTAGACATTCCTCTTGTCCCGTTAGTTATAGCTTTTAATTTTCTAATAGCCATTGTGCTTAACCTCCGAAAAATTTCTTTCTTAGACCTATATATATCTTTAGCCGTTTACAGTATCTATATATTTATTAATTAATTACACTTCTTTGAAATAAGTGATTGTGTTTCCTTGTGCTAACTTAACGATAGCCTTCTTTTTAGCTTGAGTTTTGTAAAGTTTCATTCCGTGTCTTTTAACAACTGGTTTGCTGTTTAATGTAGATACAGCTTCAACTTTTACGTTAAATAATTCCTCTACAGCTTTCTTTATTTGAATTTTGTTTGCTTTAACGTTAACTTCGAAAGTGTATTTGTTAAATTCTCTTCTTAACATTTCGCTTTTTTCAGTTATAACTGGTTTTCTAATGATGTCATAAGCTGTCATTATCCAAGCACCTCCTCTATTGTAGTTAGTGCTTCTTTAGTAAGAATTACTTTGTTTTGTTTTAATAGCCAGTATACTCCAATTTCATTTGGTTGTAATACTACAGCATTTTCTAAGTTTCTTACTGACATGTATAAGTTGTAATCTGCTTGTTCTGCAAGATCATTTACAACAAATAATTGTCTGTTAGTTGCATTAACTGCATTAGTTAAAGTAACTATTGTTTTTGTTTTTGGAGTATCTATTGTACCATCTATTACTAAGATATCTCCACTAGCAAGTTTAGCAGATAAAGCTGATCTTAATGCTAGGTTTCTTACTTTTCTATTTATTTTTTTCTCGTATGATCTTGGTTGAGGTCCGAATGTTACTCCTCCACCAACCATGTGAGGAGCTCTGATACTTCCTTGTCTAGCTCTACCAGTACCTTTTTGTTTGAAAGGTTTTCTTCCTCCTCCTCTAACCATTGCTCTAGTCTTAGTAGCTGCAGTTCCTTGTCTAGCAGCTGCTAATTCTGCAGTTAGTACTTCATGAAGTACTGCTTGATTAGGTTCAATACCGAATACTGTATCTTTAACTTCTACAGTTCCAGTTTGATTTCCAGTCAAGTCATATATGTTTAAAACTGCCATTGTTTTCCTCCTTCCACATCTACTAACCATTATTTTTTAACAGCTGGTCTTACAACTAAATATCCGTTTTTTGCTCCTGGAACTGCTCCCTTAATTAGTAACAAGTTGTTTTCTGCATCAACTTTAACTACTTTAAGGTTTTGAACTGTTACAGTTGCGTTACCGTGTTGTCCAGCCATTCTTTTACCTTTTAGAACTTTTCCAGGCCATGATGACATTCCGATAGATCCACCTAGTCTGTGGTTTCTTGAAACCCCGTGAGTAGCTCTGTTTCCACCGAATCCGTGTCTTTTCATAACCCCTGCTGTACCTTTACCTTTAGAAGTTCCTGTAATATCAACATATTCAACTTCTGCAAAAGTATCAACTTTAATTTCTTGTCCTAATTCATAACCTTCAACTGAGTCAACTTTTACTTCTCTTACGAATCTTTGAGGGTTAACTCCTGCTTTCTTGAAGATTCCCATTACTGGTTTAGTAGTATTTTTTTCTCTTTTTTCGTCAAATCCTAATTGTAATGCTGTGTAACCATCGTTTTCTACAGTTTTCTTTTGTAGTACGTAGTTAGGACCAGCTTCAACAACTGTTACTGGAATGAATTTTCCATCTTCAAATATTTGAGTCATTCCAACTTTTT
The window above is part of the Fusobacterium sp. DD2 genome. Proteins encoded here:
- the rplV gene encoding 50S ribosomal protein L22, which encodes MEARAITRFVRMSPRKARLVADLVRGKSALEALDILEYTDKKAARLIKKTLASAIANATNNFKMNEDKLVVSTIMINDGPALKRIMPRAMGRADIIRKPTAHIVVGVSEE
- the rpsS gene encoding 30S ribosomal protein S19 — translated: MARSLKKGPFCDHHLMKKVEEAVAAENLKAVIKTWSRRSTIFPNFIGLTFGVYNGKKHIPVHVTEQMVGHKLGEFAPTRTYHGHGTDKK
- the rplB gene encoding 50S ribosomal protein L2, translated to MAIRKLKAITNGTRGMSRLVNELDNVRPEKSLTAPLSSAYGRDNYGHRTCRDRQKGHKRLYRIIDFKRNKMDVPARVQSIEYDPNRTANIALLFYVDGEKRYILAPKGLKKGDMVVAGSQAEIKPGNALKIKDMPVGVQIHNIELQRGKGGQLVRSAGTAARLVAKEGTYCHVELPSGELRLIHGECMATIGEVGNAEHSLVHIGKAGRNRHMGKRPHVRGSVMNPCDHPHGGGEGKTPVGRKAPLTPWGKPAMGVKTRGKKTTDKFIVRRRNDK
- the rplW gene encoding 50S ribosomal protein L23, whose protein sequence is MTAYDIIRKPVITEKSEMLRREFNKYTFEVNVKANKIQIKKAVEELFNVKVEAVSTLNSKPVVKRHGMKLYKTQAKKKAIVKLAQGNTITYFKEV
- the rplD gene encoding 50S ribosomal protein L4 translates to MAVLNIYDLTGNQTGTVEVKDTVFGIEPNQAVLHEVLTAELAAARQGTAATKTRAMVRGGGRKPFKQKGTGRARQGSIRAPHMVGGGVTFGPQPRSYEKKINRKVRNLALRSALSAKLASGDILVIDGTIDTPKTKTIVTLTNAVNATNRQLFVVNDLAEQADYNLYMSVRNLENAVVLQPNEIGVYWLLKQNKVILTKEALTTIEEVLG
- the rplC gene encoding 50S ribosomal protein L3, which translates into the protein MTGILAKKVGMTQIFEDGKFIPVTVVEAGPNYVLQKKTVENDGYTALQLGFDEKREKNTTKPVMGIFKKAGVNPQRFVREVKVDSVEGYELGQEIKVDTFAEVEYVDITGTSKGKGTAGVMKRHGFGGNRATHGVSRNHRLGGSIGMSSWPGKVLKGKRMAGQHGNATVTVQNLKVVKVDAENNLLLIKGAVPGAKNGYLVVRPAVKK